CCTGAATGGCAACCATGTCGAAATGGCCGGGACGATAGGCGAGCCCCATGCCGCAGGTAACACAGGCATTATTGTCGAAATGCACGACATTGGCGCAATTGCTGCAACTGAATAGACGCATCGGGGCTCCGTCACATTCGGGAGAAATAAGAGATTCAAACTGCGTCCTGGCAGACCGAAACCCGCAGGCACAAGAGACCTGTCGTCGTTCAATCCACGGCTTCGAGCGGGAACCTGAGTTCGTAGCGGACCTCGCCAGCCTCCAGCGTGTGAGCCGCCGACCCGTTCACCGAAGACGGCACCACGCGCTCCAGCACCGTACTGCCGAAACGGGCCGCGCGGGAAGCCTCCACGCTTTCGCCATCCATCTTGTCGAGAGGTTCTTTCCACAGGATGCGGATCTCCGGCCCCTTTTCGCCATCGACCCGCGAGCAACTCACCTCGATCGGTCTGCGGCGGGCGACGAAGTCGCCATGGCTGACCGCGTTGACGATGAGTTCGTGCAGCGCAAGCCCGATATGCAGCGAGGCATTCGGTGTCAGAAGAATATCCTCGCCGGTGGCACGCACGAGATCGCGATTATCCGGCACATAGCGTTCCACCTGCTGCCTCAGCAGATCGCGGAAATAGGCGCCGCGCCAGCTGGAATCGGTGATCAGGTCCTGGGACTGGGAAAGCGCATGCAGCCGCCCGCGGAACTTGCCGAGGAACATTTCCAGCGTCCCGGAATAGCGCGCGGTCTGCGAAGCAATGCTCTGGATGATCGCCAGCAGGTTCTTGGAACGATGGCTGACCTCGCGCAGAAGAGCACGCAGCAGCCGCTCGCGCCGGCGGTCCTCGGTGCGATCGAGAACGATCGTCATCATGTGCAGCTTGCCGTTCGACATCTCGATCAGCCGACAGCGGAATTCGAAGAAGGTGTCGTCACCGGATTCGATCTCCAGTTCGGCCCGGTCTCCGGGCTTGTTCAGGCCCGCTTTCAACTCCACCAGGCGCGCACCGATATCAGCCCCGAAGATTGCCTCGTCGCTCGGCTCGGTGCCGGCAGGTAGAGACCAGCGCGGCGGCAGAGTCGTGATGCAGACATACTTGCCCTGACAATCCTGCAGGGTAAGGCTGGCGCTCATATCGATCAGGGCGGTTATGAAAAACTCGCGCAACTGCTCATCGCCACGCCGAGGTTCAAACCATGTCAACCGATGGACCAACTTCCCACTCCGTCGCCCCCGGCTTCCACTTCCGGCTGCGTTCCCGTGTTGCCGGTCGCAGAGGTCACCCTCCAGGACCGTTGTCTTCTGTCAGGACTTTCAGGCTTGCTCGGCCACCCGCTCGTTGAAGAACAGCGCCTGGCTGATCAACGCCTTCACCATGTCCGGATTGAACGGCTTGGTGACCAGGAAGGCCGGCTCCGGACGTTCGCCCGTCAGCAGACGTTCCGGAAAGGCGGTGATGAAAATCACCGGTACCGAATCGACCTTCAGGATATCGTTCACAGCGTCGATGCCGGAACTGCCATCCGCGAGCTGGATGTCGGCCAGCACCATCTTCGGGCTGGTGCGATTGTAGAGATCGACCGCCTCTCCGTGGGTGCGGGCAATGCCGGTGACGCGGTGACCAAGATCTTCCACCATCTGCTCGATATCGAGCGCGATCAATGGCTCGTCCTCGATGATCATCACATCGGTCGCCACCTGTCGGGAAATCTCGACGGAGGCCTCGTTGAACAGCGCGCTGAACTCTTCGTCACTGACGCCGAGGATCTCTGCAGCCTCCGTCGGGGTAAAACCCTCGACGGTGATCAGCAGGAAGGCGTGACGTGCCCGCGTCGGGACTGCGGAAAGGTTGGCGGCGGCACGCTTTTCCCAGGCAAAGGGCGACACGACTTCCGGGATTTCGACCGAAGTCGAATCGAAAATCGTAACGAAAAGCCTGTAGAGTGACACGCGGTCATCGCCCGACTTCGGGAAGATGGATATATCCTCGATCAGTGCTTCGAGAACGGCCGCCACATAGGCATCGCCGGATGTCTGCGACCCTGTTACGGCGCGGGCATAGCGTCGAAGATAGGGCAGATGGGCAGCAACGCGGGCAGTCAGTGACATGCAAGTCCTCCAATCAGGATCATGGTATGATTATATCTTCGGCTGGGAACGTACCCCGGCAAAAATAGTTCCCTCCCTGAGGAACTTTTTTCACCGGATTTGCTTACCGTATTAATTTCATTTTCGCCGACACGCTCAACGGACTTCAGGATCATGGCAGGCAAGAATTCGGGCCGCAAGGATGGCCCCCGGACCGCCGAAACGAGAAAACAGAACGACAACGCCCTTATCGCCTCCAAGCTTCGCAGCTACTACGACAGCATCATCGAGGAGGGCACGCCGCCGCATTTTCTCGATCTTCTCGAGCGTCTGGACGAGGCGGAGCGAAGCAGCAAGGAATAGCGGCGTAAACCGCCCCCTCGCCTGCCCTTGGAAGCTGGCGGCCAGCCGCTATTTCGCGGGCGGCCGTCCGAATCCCCGACTTTTCGCCAGAACATAGACGAAGGCCGCAACAAGCGCCGTCGATGCGATGGGGCTCTGGCGCACCATCTCGGGCAGCTCCCGCATCAGGCCGCTCGCCAGCGGATCCACCTGGCTGCGCATCGCAAGCTGACGGGCGATCCGCGCCTGTTCCGTCTGACGGTTCAAGACTGCAACCACGGCAAGCGTTACCAGCGCCGCGGCGACTGCCGCTGCGGCCACCACGAGAGCGGCGGCAACCGGACCGGCTTCCGCGGAAACCCAGAGTGCCAGCGCCGTCACCAGCGCCCCATAGGCCGTGAGCAGGAACAGCGCGATCAGCGCTCCGCCAAGGGCGGAGCGCTTCGTTTCGACGATCGTCGAGCGCATGTCGACCTGCCCCAATGCGAGGCCCAGTATCTGTGCGATCATTCCGTTCATGCTCACCGCCGCGTCAGCAGGGCTGCGACGAACCCGATGCCGGCGGCAACGGCGACCGACTGGAAGGGACGGCTGCGGATATGCGCTTCCAGATCCTGTTCCGCAGCGGCAAGGCCGGTGCGGGCGGTATCGACATACTGCGCGGAAGCTTCCGCGACATCGGCGCCAAGCTGGCTCGCGCGATCGCCCGCTTCCTTGAGCTTGCCGTTTCCGAACGAAGCCAGCGTCTGGGTGAGTGCTGCGATATCGTTCCTGAGCTTTTCGAGTTCGGCCTGCACATCCTCGACCGTGGCGTCACCATTACCCTTGCCGCGACCTTCGGCGGCAAGGCCGTTTGCCTTTTCCGTGCCCGATACTGAAGCCATCTGACATCTCCTTTGTTTTATCGTTCCGGTCCATAGAACACCCATTGGCACGGATCGGTTCCAGAAAGATCTGCTTTTTCCGAGATGGCAAGAGACAAATGAGACGCAGGCGGATCTGTCCATGTTCCAGGACCTGCGCTTTCGGGCTGCGATTTATGAAGTGGAACCTCACCCGGCCTGAGGCGTTGATCCTCGGAGATCGCGACCTCTGAAAGTGAACCAAACCCAAGGAGACTGAAGATGAACTGGAATCAGATCGAAGGTAATTGGCAGCAGTTCAAGGGCAAGGCGCAGGCCCAGTGGGGCAAGCTCACCGGCGACGACCTCGATGTCATCAACGGTAACCGGAAGCAGCTCTCGGGCAAGATCCAGGAAGCCTATGGCAAGACCCAGGAAGAAGCCGACCGCGAAATCGACACCTGGCTCGGCCGTCACTAGAGCATTTCCAGCCGAAGCGCGATCGCTTCGGCGTCGGACAATGCGGTAAAGACAAAACGCTATCACGACGACAATTCGTCATTGACGCCGCCTGATGAACAGGGCACAGGGCCTCCCCGCCGATGCGGGGAGGTTTTTTGTTGTCACGACACCGTCATCAATGGCTGGAAACCGTCTTTCCATCGACCCACACGGTCGCGATATTCGCCTTCGATGCCGTGAAGACGATTTTCTGGAGAATGCCGTCGCCGCTGTCGAACTCGTCCCACAGACGCATCGACCCCGCCTTCGCCGTGGTATCGATGACGATGGCGTCGAACCGATATCCCGGTGAAAACTGCCCGACCGGCAGGTCGAGCGCCTTGCCACCGCCGGCCGTGGCCACATGGAAGGCATGGCGGAAATCGATCCGTGCCGGCTGGCCATTGGCCCTTGTCGCCGCATCCACCGCCGGGTCCACACCCGTCTCCAGCAAGCGTGACACCGTCACCGCCGCGCGGCAGTTTTCCAGCATGGAAGCGCTCGGCCCGCCCGAGATATCGGTACCTAGACCGACATGCAGCCCCTTTTCCAGCGCGGCCCTGAGCGGGAAAACCGCGCCGGCGAAATAGGCGTTGGACAGCGGGCAATGGGCCACGGCCGCCTCCCGCACCCTGATCTTTTCCATGTCGCTCGCGGTCAGCAGATTGGAATGGGCGAGCATGGTATGCCGTCCGAGCAGGCCGAAACGGTCGAGGCTTTCCGTATCCGTCATGCCATGCCGGGACAGCACGTAACCATGCTCCCAGTCGCTTTCCGAGCAATGGGTCTGCACATGGCAGCCGCATTCCCCGGCAATCGCGCCAAGCCCTTCCAGCGTTGCATCGGTGCAGGACGGTATGAAGCGCGGCGTGACGACCGGCTTGACCAGACCCGCCGCGTTATCCGGATGCATGCGGACATAATCGATCAGCGCCCGCGTGCCGTCGAGCGCCGCATCGACCGACGCATCGCGGTAATAGTCCGGGCAGCTCTCGGCATTGTCCATCGCCACCTTGCCGATCAGCGCACGCTGGCCCTTTTCGAGGCAGGTGTCCACCAGCGCCCGCGTCGCGTCCTGATGCACGGTTGCGAAATAGAGCGTTGTCGTCGTGCCGTTGGCGATCAGGTCCTCGACCAGCAGCCCATAGGCCCGTTTTGCAAAAGCGAGATCGGCATAGCGGGCTTCCAGCGGGAAGGTATATTTCTGCAGCCAGACCTCCAGCGGCACGTCGAGCGCGCCGCCGAGCTGCGGATACTGCGGCGCATGCACATGGCAATCGACAAAGCCCGGCAGAAGATACGAGCCCTCCGGCAGCCGCTCCAGTCGGCCCTCGGCAACGGCCCGCGCCTTCAGCGCGTCGTAATCCGCTGCGCCACGGCGCGTGACCGACAGGATCGCCCCTTCGCCATCGACCGCGATCAGCGCATCTTCCAGAACATCGACCTCGCCCGCGACGGGCGCATGAAAGCCGGAGGCCAGAAGGACCTTGTCGCGCATGTCTGCCATGAAAACTCCTGTGACGAGGAAAAGCCGGATCGGAAACCGGACGTGAGCCGCGTCCTACAGGCTGCGGTCGCGCAGGACCAGAGCCCGTTCCCGAAAGCGTGCCCTGATTTCCGCCTCGTCGACGCCCACCACCTCACGGTTTTCCATCAGGATGCGGCCATCGCAGATCGTCGTCACCACATCGTCGGCACGGGCGGAATAGACCAGTGCGGCGGCCACGTCATAGACAGGCAGGCAATGGGGCTTGTCGAGATCGACGATGATCACGTCCGCCTTCTGTCCGGGCGCGAGCGTTCCCGTCTCGGG
The window above is part of the Rhizobium sp. ACO-34A genome. Proteins encoded here:
- a CDS encoding guanine deaminase yields the protein MRDKVLLASGFHAPVAGEVDVLEDALIAVDGEGAILSVTRRGAADYDALKARAVAEGRLERLPEGSYLLPGFVDCHVHAPQYPQLGGALDVPLEVWLQKYTFPLEARYADLAFAKRAYGLLVEDLIANGTTTTLYFATVHQDATRALVDTCLEKGQRALIGKVAMDNAESCPDYYRDASVDAALDGTRALIDYVRMHPDNAAGLVKPVVTPRFIPSCTDATLEGLGAIAGECGCHVQTHCSESDWEHGYVLSRHGMTDTESLDRFGLLGRHTMLAHSNLLTASDMEKIRVREAAVAHCPLSNAYFAGAVFPLRAALEKGLHVGLGTDISGGPSASMLENCRAAVTVSRLLETGVDPAVDAATRANGQPARIDFRHAFHVATAGGGKALDLPVGQFSPGYRFDAIVIDTTAKAGSMRLWDEFDSGDGILQKIVFTASKANIATVWVDGKTVSSH
- a CDS encoding response regulator (in Caulobacter crescentus, CC3477 is differentially expressed in minimal salts media with glucose as compared to complex media), whose protein sequence is MSLTARVAAHLPYLRRYARAVTGSQTSGDAYVAAVLEALIEDISIFPKSGDDRVSLYRLFVTIFDSTSVEIPEVVSPFAWEKRAAANLSAVPTRARHAFLLITVEGFTPTEAAEILGVSDEEFSALFNEASVEISRQVATDVMIIEDEPLIALDIEQMVEDLGHRVTGIARTHGEAVDLYNRTSPKMVLADIQLADGSSGIDAVNDILKVDSVPVIFITAFPERLLTGERPEPAFLVTKPFNPDMVKALISQALFFNERVAEQA
- a CDS encoding histidine kinase codes for the protein MVHRLTWFEPRRGDEQLREFFITALIDMSASLTLQDCQGKYVCITTLPPRWSLPAGTEPSDEAIFGADIGARLVELKAGLNKPGDRAELEIESGDDTFFEFRCRLIEMSNGKLHMMTIVLDRTEDRRRERLLRALLREVSHRSKNLLAIIQSIASQTARYSGTLEMFLGKFRGRLHALSQSQDLITDSSWRGAYFRDLLRQQVERYVPDNRDLVRATGEDILLTPNASLHIGLALHELIVNAVSHGDFVARRRPIEVSCSRVDGEKGPEIRILWKEPLDKMDGESVEASRAARFGSTVLERVVPSSVNGSAAHTLEAGEVRYELRFPLEAVD